The following DNA comes from Simkania negevensis Z.
TCAGGTTTTTCTTTTAGCAGTCGATGAAGGGCGAGTTTAACGCAGTCTGCTGGTTTGCCGTCAATCATCCAAGCTGGAGTTGTACCATACTCTACAGGCTTTGCTTGCAGCGTTCGATCGAAAGTGACCCCAACACCTGCTCCAGATTGCTGTGTCATAGGGGCAGCAATATAAAGATCTGCCACTTCACGCAATGATTCCCAAAGGCATTTTAGGCCATTTGAGTGAATTCCATCGTCGTTTGTTAAAAGAACTTTAGGTTTTTTCATGTATATGAAATTTATCTCTCATTAAAACTGATCCTAAATAGATTGCCAAACTTCCCAATAAAAAGCCAGGAATCAAAGGAGAAACTGTTTGATTTACAAGAGGCCAAATGAGTGATGTAAATCCTCCCACTAGAATGCCAGCCCAAGCTCCATATTTATTGGCTTTTTTTGAATAGAGAGAAAAGAGGAGGAGGGGTCCAAAAGATGATCCCAATCCTGACCAAGCATAAAAAACAAGCGAATAGATCGTGCTGATTTTGAAAAACGCGATTGAAAAAGAAATGACTGTTACCGCTAAAACGAAAGCGCGAGAGATCCAGAGAAGTTCTTTTTGAGAAGCTGCTTTTCGGAAAATGCGTTTGTAAAAATCTTCAGTCAAACTCGAAGCGAGGACTAAAATTTGAGAATCCATTGTTGAAATAGTGGCAGCGAGCACCGCACATAAAATAAAGGCCATGATCATTGGAGAAAAGGTTTTTTTGACCATTAAGACAAATGCAAGTTCAGGGTTGTCAAGCGATCCTTGGTAGTAAGCTATCGCAATCAAGCCAATCAGTGTTGCAAAACACATTGTGATAGCTTGCCAAGACATTCCGACAGCCATGGATTTACGCATGTCTGTAACTTTACGAATCCCCATAAATTTTGTGATGATATGAGGTTGGCCAAAGTAACCGACTCCCCAACCACAAAGACTTAAAAAGATGTTCCAAAATGTTTCGAGTTTCAGGTTGGGTAAAAGTGATTTCGAAACATGGTAAGTGTCTAATGCTTTCGAAACACCACTGAGTCCACCAACTTGGGGTAAGACAAAAAGAGGAACTGCTACAATCACAATCATGAGAAAGAGTCCCTGAAACAAATCGAGCCAAGCTAAGGTGGTATATCCTCCAATAAACAGGTAGGGGATGATCACAAAAATCCCAATCGTGATTCCAAGATGATAGGGGATGTTGAAGAGGGTTTCTATGAGAAGTCCGAGCCCCACAATACCAGCAGAAATGTAAATGGTATAAAACACAAACGACATGACAGCAGTAAAAATTCGAATGAGACCTGAGGTGTCATGAAAGTGGCTTTCGAAAAATGAGGAGAATGTAAGGCTGTTATATTCTTCTGTTTGGATGCGTATCCTTGGAGCCACAAGGAGCCAGTTTAAAAACATGAAAAAGGTGAGTCCAATAGCAAACCAAGCGTTAAAAACTCCACCGACAAAGATAATTGCAGGAAATCCCATGAACAGCCAACTGCTCATATCGCTTGCGTGGGCAGCGAGTGCGGTAAGCCAAAAGTTTAGCGATCGGTCGCCAATGATAAAATCATCAGCTGTTTTATGGCCTTTATAGGACCAAAATCCAATCACAAATAATATCGCCACATAAATGGCAATGGCACTAATTTCAGAAATAGGGATCATTTTGTCATTGCTTTTTTTGAGCCATACTCAAGTGCAGCTTGCGCCAAATTGACTCGGGCATTTGGAAACTCTTCTTCCAGTTGCTCCAAGAGGCGT
Coding sequences within:
- a CDS encoding sodium/proline symporter gives rise to the protein MIPISEISAIAIYVAILFVIGFWSYKGHKTADDFIIGDRSLNFWLTALAAHASDMSSWLFMGFPAIIFVGGVFNAWFAIGLTFFMFLNWLLVAPRIRIQTEEYNSLTFSSFFESHFHDTSGLIRIFTAVMSFVFYTIYISAGIVGLGLLIETLFNIPYHLGITIGIFVIIPYLFIGGYTTLAWLDLFQGLFLMIVIVAVPLFVLPQVGGLSGVSKALDTYHVSKSLLPNLKLETFWNIFLSLCGWGVGYFGQPHIITKFMGIRKVTDMRKSMAVGMSWQAITMCFATLIGLIAIAYYQGSLDNPELAFVLMVKKTFSPMIMAFILCAVLAATISTMDSQILVLASSLTEDFYKRIFRKAASQKELLWISRAFVLAVTVISFSIAFFKISTIYSLVFYAWSGLGSSFGPLLLFSLYSKKANKYGAWAGILVGGFTSLIWPLVNQTVSPLIPGFLLGSLAIYLGSVLMRDKFHIHEKT